CAAGAGCGTCTCCCACAGCACCGCCGAGAATGCACCCCAGCGCCCCATCTTCAATGCTATCGGCCACGTTTCAACCTCCACGATTCCGGCCCCACGCACCGCAGGGCGAGTCACTTGTAATATCTGGAGAGAATTTCGTTGCCCTGCTGCTCGATTTGCCGGACTGCGTCATCGAGACTGATACGGTTGGCCAGCAATTGCTGGAAGGTGGGCGTCAGTACCTTCGTCCGGACCTCAGTGAAGCCGTTGACCTGCTGGAAGGGCGCCATGGTGAGGTACTTCGCGGATTCCGTGGCGGTTTTCCAGCCGTTGGCCTCCGACTGGAAGGGCGTGCCCCTCAGGGAGGACGTGCGGGTCGGGAACAGCCAGTCACCGGCCGCCAGTTTGCCGTTGTTCACCCGGTTCACGAAGCAGGTGATGAACTGCATCGCTTCCTTCTTGTGGGTCGAAGCGGTGGGGATGCTGAGCGTCTGGGTGGCTGAGCCCTGCTCCTGGCTCGTTGCCTTGATGGGGGGAAGGACACCCCAGTTAAAGCCCTTGGGGCCACTCTCGGCGATAGTTTGACGCGCCCAGACGCCGATGCCGGGCAGCATGGCGTACTTGCCCGAGAAAAAGCCGTTGAACAGCTCTGGGCTCTGTGCAGTCAGCCCGTCGGGCGAGGCGGACTTGTCGGTGTAGTGCATGTTGAGCAGGATCCGGAGCAGTGCTTTTTCCTTTTCCCCAACCCGCACCACATACTTGTTCCCACTCTTATAGAAGTAGTCCCCGCCGAAGCCCAGGGAGAGGTTGAGGATGCGGTTGGTCGGCGAGCGCAGGCCGAACGCGGAGCCGTACTGGTCGATGGTGCCGTCCCCGTTCTTGTCCTTGGTGAGCGCCTTGGACGCCTTCTGGAATTCCTCCCATGTCCAGGGCTTGGCAACGGTGGGTGGCCTGATACCGGCTTGCTTGAAAAGGTCCTTGTTGTAGAGCGTGATGAGAGACTCCCAGAGGAACGGAACCGCGTACACGCCACCAGCATCGTTGGTTACCGTCGCCCAGGCACCCTTGGCGATGTCCGCCTTCATCTCCGCAGGAATCATCTTGGACAGGTCTGTCAGGTACCCACGTGTCGCGAACTCCATCACGGGCGTCGACTCGTAGTGAAAGACGTCCGGCACATTCTTAGCCTCGAAGGAGGTCGTGAGATAATCCTGGATGGCATCCCAGGAGACCTGCTGATACTCGACCTGGTAACCGGCATTTTTGGCGTCGCAGGAGTTGATGACTTCCTTGGTGGCCGCTATGGCCTGGGTTTGCCAGGCGAGGCTGACGAAACGGATCTTCACCGGGGTTCGGGTCTGCGCGTTGGTTGAGGGCTGCAGGGCGGTGAGGAGCACAGCGGTGACCAGGGCAACGTTTTTCACAGTTCTTCCTCGCTTCAACACCAGGTCTGGATCGAACGAATGAACGGTGCGGCCAGGGGAAGATGGTCGGGATTGGGGCTCGGCACACCTCCTAGGCTTTGACGCCGCCAGCGAGCAGGCCTGACACCAAGCGGCGCTGCATGAAGGCGAAGAGGATCAGGGTTGGAATAGTGGCCAGGACGCTTCCCGCCGCCAGAGGCCCCCAGCGGGCGAGTCCCTCAATGCCCTTGAGCCGCGAGAGGTTCACCTGGATGGTGGTGAGTTCGGGAGACTTGAGCAGCACCAGGGCGAAAAAGAACTCGTTCCACGCGTTGATGAAGGCGTACAGGCCGGTCGCGACCAGCGCTGGCAGGATGAGCGGCACCAGAATGTGCCGGATGGCCTGGGCCTGCGTGGCTCCGTCCACGGCCGCCGCCTCCTCCAACTCGACAGGAATGCCAGTGATGTAGCCCTGGAGCATCCACAGCACGAACGGCAGGCTCCACACCACGTACACCAGGATCAGGCCGAGGTGGGTGTTGACCAAGTGCGCCCGGGCCAGAATCAGAAACAAGGGCACGATGATCAGAATCACCGGGAACGTCTGGGTGACCAGAATCCACACCATGACCGCGCGATTGACGCCCGTAGAGCGCCGGGCAAGGACGTAGGCTGCTGGCGTGGCGATAGCCAGTGTCAGGGCGGCAGAGATGAGGCTGATCTTGAACGTGTTGGCCGCACTCTGCAGGATCCCCAGGTCGCGGATGGCCACCCCGAAATTCTCCAGAGTCGGGGCTTTGGGAAGGAATGCCGTTGTGTTGAAAATCTCTGCCGTTGACTTCAGTGCCGTCGACAGCAGCCACACCACGGGGAAGGCGAGGAAGAGAACGAACAGCAGCAGCAGCAGGGACATGAGGGCTCGGGCAGGGGAGAATTTCACCTTCATGGCGTCTCCTTGCTGATTGCGGAACGGAACTGGCTGCGAACGCTGTAGAACAGGGTCACGCCGATGATCAGGACCATGGCCATGCCCAGGGCGGAGGCGTACGCGATGTTGCCGTAGCGAAAAGCCTCCTCGTACGCGAAGAGCATGGGCAGGCGGGTCGTTCCGGCGGGCCCGCCTTCTGTCAGGGTGTAGACCAGCCCGAAGGAATTGAAGTTCCACATGAATTCCAGCGCGGAAACCGCCAGGATGACCGGCATCATCAGCGGCAGCGTGACGTGACGGAACTGACCCCAGCT
This region of Deinococcus apachensis DSM 19763 genomic DNA includes:
- a CDS encoding ABC transporter substrate-binding protein, translating into MKNVALVTAVLLTALQPSTNAQTRTPVKIRFVSLAWQTQAIAATKEVINSCDAKNAGYQVEYQQVSWDAIQDYLTTSFEAKNVPDVFHYESTPVMEFATRGYLTDLSKMIPAEMKADIAKGAWATVTNDAGGVYAVPFLWESLITLYNKDLFKQAGIRPPTVAKPWTWEEFQKASKALTKDKNGDGTIDQYGSAFGLRSPTNRILNLSLGFGGDYFYKSGNKYVVRVGEKEKALLRILLNMHYTDKSASPDGLTAQSPELFNGFFSGKYAMLPGIGVWARQTIAESGPKGFNWGVLPPIKATSQEQGSATQTLSIPTASTHKKEAMQFITCFVNRVNNGKLAAGDWLFPTRTSSLRGTPFQSEANGWKTATESAKYLTMAPFQQVNGFTEVRTKVLTPTFQQLLANRISLDDAVRQIEQQGNEILSRYYK
- a CDS encoding carbohydrate ABC transporter permease — protein: MSLLLLLFVLFLAFPVVWLLSTALKSTAEIFNTTAFLPKAPTLENFGVAIRDLGILQSAANTFKISLISAALTLAIATPAAYVLARRSTGVNRAVMVWILVTQTFPVILIIVPLFLILARAHLVNTHLGLILVYVVWSLPFVLWMLQGYITGIPVELEEAAAVDGATQAQAIRHILVPLILPALVATGLYAFINAWNEFFFALVLLKSPELTTIQVNLSRLKGIEGLARWGPLAAGSVLATIPTLILFAFMQRRLVSGLLAGGVKA